One genomic segment of Vulpes vulpes isolate BD-2025 chromosome 2, VulVul3, whole genome shotgun sequence includes these proteins:
- the XYLT2 gene encoding xylosyltransferase 2, with amino-acid sequence MVASARVQKLVRRYKLAIATALAILLLQGLVVWSFSGLEEDEPGEKGRQRKPRPLDPGEGSKDTDSSAGRRGSAGRRHGRWRGRAESPGMPVAKVVRAVTSRHRASRRVPPAPPPEAPGRQNLSGAAAGEALVGAAGFPPHGDTGSVEGAPQPTDNGFTPKCEIVGKDALSALARASSKQCQQEIANVVCLHQAGNLMPKAVPRHCQLAGKMNPGIQWDEVRAQQPVDGPPVRIAYMLVVHGRAIRQLKRLLKAVYHEQHFFYIHVDKRSNYLHREVVELARQYDNVRVTPWRMVTIWGGASLLRMYLRSMQDLLEVPGWAWDFFINLSATDYPTRTNEELVAFLSKNRDKNFLKSHGRDNSRFIKKQGLDRLFHECDSHMWRLGERQIPAGIVVDGGSDWFVLTRSFVEYVVYTDDPLVAQLRQFYTYTLLPAESFFHTVLENSPACESLVDNNLRVTNWNRRLGCKCQYKHIVDWCGCSPNDFKPQDFLRLQQVSRPTFFARKFESTVNQEVLEILDFHLYGSYPPGTPALKAYWENTYDAADGPGGLSDVMLTAYTAFARLSLRHAATAIPPLATPLCRFEPRGLPSSVHLYFYDDHFQGYLVTQAVQPSAQGPAETLEMWLMPQGSLKLLGRSDQASRLQSLEVGTEWDPKERLFRNFGGLLGPLDEPVAMQRWARGPNLTATVVWIDPTYVVATSYDIAVDADTEVTQYKPPLSRPLRPGAWTVRLLQFWEPLGETRFLVLPLTFNRKLPLRKDDASWLHAGPPHNEYMEQSFQGLSGILNLPQPEPAEEAARRHAELTGPALEAWTDGELSGFWSVAGLCAMGPSACPSLELCRLTSWSSVFPDPKSELGPVKADGRLR; translated from the exons aaaggaaggcagaggaagcCACGGCCCCTGGACCCCGGCGAGGGCTCCAAGGACACGGACAGCTCAGCCGGGCGGCGCGGCAGCGCAGGCAGAAGGCATGGGCGCTGGCGGGGCCGTGCTGAGAGCCCGGGCATGCCCGTGGCCAAGGTGGTCCGGGCTGTCACCAGCCGGCACAGGGCCAGCCGCCGGGTCccaccggccccgcccccggaggccCCTGGCCGCCAGAACCTGAGTGGGGCGGCAGCCGGGGAGGCGCTGGTCGGGGCGGCTGGCTTTCCACCACATGGAGACACGGGGAGTGTGGAGGGCGCCCCTCAGCCCACGGACAATGGCTTCACCCCCAAGTGTGAGATCGTGGGCAAGGACGCGCTGTCCGCACTGGCCCGGGCCAGCTCCAAGCAGTGCCAGCAGGAGATCGCCAACGTGGTGTGCCTGCACCAGGCCGGGAACCTCATGCCCAAGGCTGTGCCCAGGCACTGCCAGCTGGCTG GGAAGATGAACCCCGGCATCCAGTGGGACGAGGTCCGGGCCCAGCAGCCCGTGGACGGCCCCCCAGTACGAATCGCCTACATGCTGGTGGTTCATGGCCGTGCCATCCGCCAGCTAAAGCGTCTCCTCAAGGCTGTCTACCATGAGCAGCATTTCTTTTATATCCATGTAGACAAG CGCTCCAACTACCTGCACCGCGAGGTGGTGGAGCTGGCCCGGCAATATGATAATGTGCGGGTGACACCCTGGCGCATGGTCACCATCTGGGGCGGGGCCAGCCTGCTGCGGATGTATCTGCGGAGCATGCAGGACCTgctggaggtgcctggctgggcCTGGGACTTCTTCATCAATCTTAGTGCCACCGACTACCCAACCAG GACCAACGAGGAGCTGGTGGCTTTCCTGTCTAAGAACCGAGACAAGAACTTCCTCAAGTCACATGGCCGGGACAACTCCAG GTTCATCAAGAAACAGGGTCTGGACCGGCTCTTCCATGAGTGTGACTCACACATGTGGCGCCTGGGTGAGCGGCAGATCCCAGCAGGCATCGTGGTGGACGGCGGCTCCGACTGGTTCGTGCTGACACGCAGCTTTGTGGAGTATGTGGTATACACAGACGACCCGCTCGTGGCTCAGCTGCGCCAGTTCTACACATACACGCTGCTCCCCGCTGAG TCCTTCTTCCACACGGTGCTGGAGAACAGCCCGGCCTGCGAGAGCCTGGTGGACAACAACCTGCGCGTCACCAACTGGAACCGCAGGCTAGGCTGCAAGTGCCAGTACAAGCACATTGTGGACTGGTGTGGCTGTTCGCCCAACGACTTCAAGCCGCAGGACTTCCTCCGGTTGCAG CAAGTCTCCAGACCCACCTTCTTCGCCCGGAAGTTTGAGTCGACTGTGAACCAGGAGGTACTGGAAATCCTGGACTTCCACCTGTATGGCAGCTACCCGCCGGGCACGCCAGCCCTCAAGGCCTACTGGGAGAACACCTATGATGCGGCCGATGGCCCTGGTGGGCTCAGTGACGTCATGCTCACCGCTTACACCGCCTTCGCCCGCCTCAGCCTGCGCCATGCTGCCACCGCTATACCCCCACTGGCCACCCCACTCTGCAG GTTTGAGCCCAGGGGCTTGCCGTCCAGCGTGCACCTGTATTTCTATGACGACCATTTCCAGGGCTACCTGGTGACGCAGGCGGTGCAGCCCTCAGCCCAGGGGCCGGCAGAGACGCTTGAGATGTGGCTGATGCCCCAGGGGTCGCTGAAGCTGTTGGGGCGCAGTGACCAGGCCAGCCGGCTCCAGAGTTTGGAG GTTGGCACTGAGTGGGACCCCAAAGAGCGTCTCTTCCGGAACTTTGGGGGTTTGCTGGGGCCACTGGATGAGCCTGTAGCCATGCAGCGCTGGGCCCGGGGCCCCAACCTCACAGCTACTGTGGTGTGGATCGACCCCACATACGTGGTAGCCACGTCTTATGACATTGCGGTAGACGCGGACACCGAGGTCACGCAGTACAAGCCCCCACTGAGCCGGCCCCTGCGGCCCGGGGCCTGGACTGTCCGACTGCTTCAATTCTGGGAACCCCTGGGTGAGACCCGCTTCCTCGTGCTGCCGTTGACCTTCAACCGCAAACTACCTCTCAGGAAAG ATGATGCCAGCTGGCTGCACGCCGGGCCACCCCACAACGAGTACATGGAGCAGAGTTTCCAGGGCCTCAGTGGCATCCTGAACCTGCCTCAGCCAGAGCCCGCAGAGGAGGCCGCCCGCCGGCATGCAGAGCTCACAGGCCCGGCACTTGAGGCCTGGACAGATGGGGAGCTGAGTGGCTTCTGGTCTGTGGCTGGACTGTGTGCCATGGGCCCCTCCGCCTGCCCCTCCCTGGAGCTCTGCAGACTGACCAGCTGGAGCTCTGTGTTCCCCGACCCCAAATCAGAGCTGGGGCCTGTCAAAGCAGACGGGCGACTCAGGTAG